A region from the Variovorax sp. RKNM96 genome encodes:
- a CDS encoding PQQ-binding-like beta-propeller repeat protein, with protein sequence MSSKKDSSTQPTPRMAEVVREYGPFEGVDKVGGVTHDGQRVWAATGARLIAFDPESGEQTRTLDRAADAGTAFDGKHLYQIAEERIDKIDPATGDVLKSIPAPGHGADSGLTWAEGSLWVGQYRDRKIHQIDPATGAVLRTIESNRFVTGVTWVDGELWHATWEGDESELRHIDPQSGAVLERLEMPRGVNISGLESDGADLFYCGGGGTGKVRAVRRPKSARA encoded by the coding sequence ATGAGCAGCAAGAAAGACAGCAGCACCCAGCCCACCCCGCGCATGGCCGAGGTCGTGCGCGAGTACGGCCCCTTCGAAGGCGTCGACAAGGTCGGCGGCGTGACGCACGACGGCCAGCGCGTCTGGGCCGCCACAGGCGCCCGGCTGATCGCCTTCGACCCCGAGAGCGGCGAACAGACCCGCACACTGGACCGTGCCGCCGACGCAGGCACCGCCTTCGACGGCAAGCACCTCTACCAGATCGCCGAGGAGCGCATCGACAAGATCGACCCCGCCACCGGCGACGTGCTGAAGTCAATTCCCGCGCCCGGCCATGGTGCCGACTCGGGCCTCACCTGGGCCGAGGGCAGCCTCTGGGTGGGCCAGTACCGCGACCGCAAGATCCACCAGATCGACCCTGCCACCGGCGCGGTGTTGCGCACCATCGAATCGAACCGCTTCGTGACCGGCGTGACCTGGGTCGACGGCGAGCTCTGGCATGCCACCTGGGAAGGCGACGAGAGCGAGTTGCGCCACATCGATCCCCAGAGCGGCGCCGTCCTCGAACGGCTGGAAATGCCGCGCGGCGTGAACATCAGCGGGCTCGAGTCCGATGGCGCCGATCTCTTCTATTGCGGTGGCGGCGGCACCGGAAAAGTTCGCGCCGTGCGCCGTCCGAAATCCGCCAGGGCCTGA
- a CDS encoding alpha/beta hydrolase, which produces MLSKAKVARIALSASAAAIGSLAAYWTLLATRQGHILFNARKHPVVQLSDDFSTYSHTVPGGMVRGYVYHPQGEDAVQDLFIYFAGRSEDVRATAQTLHWLPEGFGFAAINYRGVADSEGHPSEIASVEDGAQFAKHLRRAFPNARLHVVGRSLGTGVAIQLVARQPFESLQLVTPYDSMLEVAKKRFPLVPLSLLLRNRFDSLTHCAEVAAKTQVLLAERDDVVLPERSEKLIAAWPTPVSVETVPGSDHYNIMGLEETWLRLIDFALTAVLPEPKAA; this is translated from the coding sequence TTGCTATCCAAAGCCAAAGTCGCCCGCATCGCACTCTCCGCTTCGGCTGCCGCCATCGGCAGCCTCGCCGCCTACTGGACCCTCCTTGCCACGCGGCAGGGGCACATCCTCTTCAATGCCCGCAAGCACCCGGTCGTCCAGCTGTCGGATGACTTTTCCACCTACTCGCACACGGTGCCGGGCGGCATGGTCCGCGGCTATGTCTACCACCCGCAGGGCGAAGACGCGGTGCAGGACCTGTTCATCTATTTCGCGGGCCGCAGCGAAGACGTTCGCGCCACCGCGCAGACGCTTCACTGGCTGCCGGAAGGCTTCGGCTTCGCCGCGATCAACTACCGCGGCGTGGCCGACTCGGAAGGGCACCCTTCGGAAATCGCCTCCGTCGAAGACGGCGCGCAGTTCGCCAAGCACCTGCGCCGTGCCTTCCCCAACGCGCGCCTGCACGTCGTCGGCCGCAGCCTCGGCACGGGCGTGGCCATCCAGCTCGTGGCGCGGCAGCCGTTCGAGAGCCTGCAGCTGGTGACACCCTACGACTCGATGCTGGAGGTGGCGAAGAAGCGCTTTCCGCTCGTGCCGCTGTCGCTGCTGCTGCGCAACCGCTTCGACTCCCTCACGCATTGCGCGGAGGTCGCGGCCAAGACCCAGGTGCTGCTGGCCGAACGCGACGATGTGGTGCTGCCGGAGCGCTCCGAAAAACTCATCGCGGCATGGCCGACGCCGGTGTCCGTGGAGACCGTTCCGGGGTCGGACCACTACAACATCATGGGGCTCGAAGAGACGTGGCTGCGGCTCATCGACTTTGCGTTGACGGCGGTATTGCCGGAGCCGAAGGCGGCGTGA
- a CDS encoding DUF899 domain-containing protein encodes MNTAVAETNSLKNHPVVSKDQWLAQRKALLAREKELTHLRDEIARERRALPWTRVAKHYTFDTAEGPRQLADLFEGRRQLVVQHFMLGPEWEQGCPSCSYMADHIAGMKVHLEHRDVTMLVVSRAPLAEIERFRQRMGWQFKWVSAYDSDFNYDFGVSFKPQEWAEGKGEVYYNYSVRPFPAQEAPGVSVFYRDDAGEVFHTYSTYERGVEVMMGTYNLLDLVPKGRDEHNPVYSMDWVRHHDRYEPAPATAKAASGSCCHGGD; translated from the coding sequence ATGAACACCGCCGTGGCAGAAACGAACAGCCTGAAGAACCACCCCGTCGTGTCGAAAGACCAATGGCTGGCCCAGCGCAAGGCGCTGCTGGCGCGCGAGAAAGAGCTCACGCACCTGCGCGACGAGATCGCCCGCGAGCGCCGCGCCTTGCCGTGGACGCGCGTCGCGAAGCACTACACCTTCGACACCGCCGAAGGCCCGCGCCAGCTCGCCGACCTCTTCGAAGGCCGCCGCCAATTGGTGGTGCAGCACTTCATGCTCGGCCCGGAGTGGGAGCAAGGCTGCCCGAGCTGCTCGTACATGGCCGATCACATCGCCGGCATGAAAGTGCACCTGGAACATCGCGACGTGACGATGTTGGTCGTCTCGCGCGCGCCGCTGGCCGAGATCGAGCGCTTTCGCCAACGCATGGGCTGGCAGTTCAAGTGGGTGTCGGCATACGACAGCGACTTCAACTACGACTTCGGCGTGAGCTTCAAGCCGCAGGAATGGGCCGAGGGCAAGGGCGAGGTCTACTACAACTACAGCGTGCGGCCCTTCCCCGCGCAGGAGGCGCCCGGCGTCAGCGTGTTCTACAGGGACGACGCGGGCGAGGTCTTCCACACCTACTCGACCTACGAGCGCGGGGTCGAAGTGATGATGGGAACGTACAACCTGCTCGACCTTGTGCCGAAGGGGCGCGACGAGCACAACCCGGTCTACTCGATGGATTGGGTGCGGCACCACGACCGGTACGAGCCGGCGCCGGCAACGGCGAAGGCGGCATCGGGTTCGTGCTGCCACGGCGGCGACTGA